A single genomic interval of Nonomuraea rubra harbors:
- a CDS encoding SLC13 family permease, producing the protein MNSGPPRTDVDEALLGHATYGGLAEQRLTPAEERFEKARRTTGLWLAPLVTAAFLLLPIEMDAEQHTLAAVLLGVIVLWVTEPVPIPVGGLIGVGVIVLLGVASATDALTPLGSPTLFTFIGAFILAQAMLKHGVARRFAFRMLSLPGVGRSTFRLVVAFGLITCLLSAFVSNTATVAMLLPTALGMLAVIAKLLQDRGLVAPDFNPLRLRVGAALILMLAYGASVGGLITPVGSPPNLIGRGLIEEATGRRISFTEWMLTALPICALMFAALAVVLLLLNRPEIRRIEGVEEYVHRERATLGPLSRAEWNTLVAFGATVFLWIFPGLVAVFTGTGSALYTTISGRLNEGVVAVLGAALLFLLPTDWGRREFTLTWSDATKIDWGTIVLFGTGIIFGSLLEETGLARTIGSTAGSALGLGSVFAITAFAVVLAVLVSETTSNTASAAVVVPIVIPIAMAAGVNPFVPALAATFAASFGFMLPVSTPQNAIAYGSGVVPITTMIRSGASFDVLGALLIIVLLPLLVGLTGIGT; encoded by the coding sequence ATGAACTCCGGCCCCCCGAGAACGGACGTCGACGAGGCCCTGCTGGGCCACGCCACCTACGGCGGCCTCGCCGAGCAGCGACTGACGCCGGCCGAGGAACGCTTCGAGAAGGCCAGGCGCACCACCGGCCTGTGGCTCGCGCCGCTCGTCACGGCGGCCTTCCTGCTGCTGCCCATCGAGATGGACGCCGAGCAGCACACGCTGGCGGCCGTGCTGCTCGGCGTCATCGTGTTGTGGGTGACCGAGCCGGTGCCCATCCCCGTCGGCGGGCTCATCGGCGTCGGCGTGATCGTGCTGCTCGGCGTGGCCTCCGCGACCGACGCGCTCACCCCGCTCGGCTCTCCCACGCTGTTCACCTTCATCGGCGCGTTCATCCTGGCGCAGGCGATGCTCAAGCACGGCGTGGCCCGCCGCTTCGCCTTCCGCATGTTGTCGCTGCCGGGCGTGGGCCGCTCGACGTTCCGGCTGGTGGTGGCGTTCGGCCTGATCACGTGCCTGCTGTCGGCGTTCGTCTCGAACACCGCCACCGTCGCCATGCTGCTGCCCACCGCGCTCGGCATGCTCGCCGTCATCGCCAAGCTGCTGCAGGACCGCGGGCTCGTCGCGCCCGACTTCAACCCGCTGCGGCTGCGGGTCGGCGCGGCGCTGATCCTGATGCTCGCGTACGGGGCCAGCGTCGGCGGCCTGATCACCCCCGTCGGCAGCCCGCCGAACCTGATCGGCCGCGGCCTCATCGAGGAGGCCACCGGCAGGCGCATCTCGTTCACCGAGTGGATGCTCACGGCGCTGCCGATCTGCGCGCTCATGTTCGCCGCGCTCGCGGTCGTGCTGCTCCTGCTCAACCGGCCGGAGATCCGCAGGATCGAGGGCGTCGAGGAGTACGTGCACCGCGAGCGCGCCACCCTCGGCCCGCTGTCGCGCGCGGAGTGGAACACGCTCGTCGCCTTCGGCGCCACCGTGTTCCTGTGGATCTTCCCCGGCCTGGTCGCGGTGTTCACCGGGACCGGGTCCGCCCTCTACACCACGATCAGCGGCCGGCTCAACGAGGGCGTCGTGGCCGTGCTCGGGGCGGCACTGCTGTTCCTGCTGCCGACCGACTGGGGAAGGCGCGAGTTCACGCTCACCTGGAGCGACGCCACGAAGATCGACTGGGGGACGATCGTGCTGTTCGGCACCGGCATCATCTTCGGCTCCCTGCTGGAGGAGACGGGGCTGGCCAGGACCATCGGCTCGACGGCGGGCTCGGCGCTCGGGCTGGGCAGCGTGTTCGCCATCACCGCGTTCGCCGTGGTGCTGGCGGTGCTGGTCTCGGAGACCACCAGCAACACGGCGTCCGCGGCCGTGGTGGTGCCGATCGTCATCCCGATCGCGATGGCGGCCGGGGTGAACCCGTTCGTGCCCGCGCTGGCGGCGACGTTCGCGGCGTCGTTCGGGTTCATGTTGCCGGTGTCCACGCCGCAGAACGCGATCGCGTACGGGTCCGGGGTGGTGCCGATCACGACCATGATCCGGTCGGGGGCGAGCTTCGACGTGCTCGGTGCGCTGCTGATCATCGTGCTCCTGCCGCTGCTCGTCGGGCTGACCGGCATCGGCACCTGA
- a CDS encoding class I SAM-dependent methyltransferase, with protein sequence MSAPDLTAALERIPGWFWPTDQRLFEWFLSNEDVSGDVLEMGTYLGKSAVLIGGHVRRGETFTVCDLFESDAPDADNDAETTRSYSSLTRDRFERNYLSVHDALPEIVHGPTSVILDHVKADTCRFVHVDASHLYTHVKGDVLAARTVLREGGIVAFDDYRSEHTPGVALAVWEAVAGLGLAPVCVSTQKLYGTWGDPAPVRERLLAWLATRPDLWHTTDVLGEHHLVRVNQRKKPKPAQPQSDLDRLATELRHTTAELKKVTAESQNAVQALKKATKEVSVLGPVAHRAAGWLRRRGTPAK encoded by the coding sequence ATGTCAGCACCGGATCTCACCGCCGCGCTGGAACGCATCCCCGGCTGGTTCTGGCCGACCGACCAGCGCCTGTTCGAGTGGTTCCTGTCGAACGAGGACGTCTCCGGCGACGTTCTCGAGATGGGGACGTACCTCGGCAAGAGTGCTGTCCTGATCGGCGGGCACGTACGCAGGGGAGAGACGTTCACCGTCTGCGACCTGTTCGAATCGGACGCCCCCGACGCCGACAACGACGCCGAGACCACCAGGTCGTACTCCTCGCTCACCCGCGACCGGTTCGAGCGGAACTACCTGAGCGTGCACGACGCCCTGCCCGAGATCGTGCACGGGCCGACGTCGGTCATCCTCGACCACGTCAAGGCGGACACCTGCCGGTTCGTGCACGTGGACGCCTCGCACCTCTACACGCACGTCAAGGGCGACGTCCTGGCGGCGCGGACCGTGCTCAGGGAGGGCGGGATCGTCGCGTTCGACGACTACCGCAGCGAGCACACGCCGGGCGTCGCGCTGGCCGTCTGGGAGGCCGTCGCCGGCCTCGGGCTGGCGCCCGTCTGCGTCAGCACGCAGAAGCTGTACGGGACGTGGGGCGACCCGGCGCCCGTGCGGGAGCGGCTGCTCGCATGGCTCGCCACCCGCCCCGACCTGTGGCACACCACGGACGTGCTGGGCGAGCACCACCTCGTCCGCGTCAACCAGCGCAAGAAGCCGAAGCCCGCCCAGCCCCAGAGCGACCTCGACCGGCTCGCCACCGAGCTGCGGCACACGACGGCCGAGCTGAAGAAGGTCACCGCGGAGTCGCAGAACGCGGTCCAGGCGCTGAAGAAGGCCACCAAGGAGGTCAGCGTGCTGGGCCCCGTGGCGCACCGCGCCGCCGGCTGGCTCCGCCGCCGCGGCACCCCCGCGAAGTAG
- the ligA gene encoding NAD-dependent DNA ligase LigA: protein MTETPPITVLPDDTAYAEAVQLAVDSAAAYYADGTSTLDDDDYDRLVRGIQAYEEEHPESVLPSSPTGKVAGGAVVGDVPHTVPMLSLDNVFGAEQLADWAAGLERRLGRPVTVWSVEPKLDGLAISARYRHGRLAQLVTRGDGTAGEDVSHAIGTIVGLPDRLADAVTVELRGEVMMTTSQFEEACAKRNAHDGTTFANPRSAAAGTLRAQDRPYVCELTFFGYGALPAPGDESELAVGLREWPHSRIMEWVAAQGVQTTATTPVAGIVAETLDQAQARVGEIAAARAELPFGIDGIVIKCDLAADQAQAGFSSRAPRWAVAYKLPATEKITKLLAVEWNTGRTGVIAPRAVLEPVELDGSRVTYATLHNAADIARRGLMLGDSVTVYKAGDVIPRVEAPVVHLRTGEEQPIPIPEVCPMCGDEIDRSQERWRCVRGRDCQAIASVIYAVERDTLDIEGLAANRIKQMFETGLIADFADLFFLTREQVLGLERMGETSTDNLLAAIEQAKSRPLSRVFAALGVRGTGRSMSRRIARHFATMDNIRAADAEAIQQVDGMGPEKAPVVVAELAGLAPLIDKLVRAGVNMTEPGATPPSEEPKVASEELPLASMSVVVTGTMTGPLAALSRNEMNELIERAGGKSSSSVSAKTSMLVAGEKAGSKRAKAETLGVRIVSPEEFADQVSAFL from the coding sequence ATGACCGAGACGCCCCCCATCACCGTCCTGCCCGACGACACGGCCTACGCCGAGGCCGTCCAGCTCGCCGTCGACTCCGCCGCGGCCTACTACGCCGACGGCACGTCGACGCTCGACGACGACGACTACGACCGGCTGGTCCGCGGCATCCAGGCGTACGAGGAGGAGCACCCCGAGTCGGTGCTGCCGTCGTCGCCGACCGGGAAGGTGGCCGGCGGGGCGGTGGTGGGCGACGTGCCGCACACCGTGCCCATGCTGAGCCTCGACAACGTGTTCGGCGCCGAGCAGCTCGCCGACTGGGCGGCGGGGCTGGAGCGCAGGCTCGGGCGGCCGGTCACGGTGTGGAGCGTGGAGCCCAAGCTCGACGGGCTGGCGATCTCGGCCCGCTACCGGCACGGCCGCCTGGCCCAGCTCGTCACGCGCGGCGACGGCACCGCGGGCGAGGACGTCTCGCACGCCATCGGCACCATCGTCGGCCTGCCCGACCGGCTCGCCGACGCCGTGACGGTGGAGCTGCGCGGCGAGGTCATGATGACCACCTCCCAGTTCGAGGAGGCGTGCGCCAAGCGGAACGCGCACGACGGCACCACGTTCGCCAACCCGCGCAGCGCCGCCGCGGGCACGCTGCGCGCCCAGGACCGGCCGTACGTGTGCGAGCTGACGTTCTTCGGCTACGGCGCCCTCCCGGCGCCCGGCGACGAGTCCGAGCTCGCCGTGGGCCTGCGCGAGTGGCCGCACAGCCGGATCATGGAGTGGGTGGCCGCGCAGGGCGTGCAGACCACGGCCACCACGCCGGTGGCCGGGATCGTGGCCGAGACGCTCGACCAGGCGCAGGCCCGGGTCGGGGAGATCGCGGCGGCGCGGGCCGAGCTGCCGTTCGGCATCGACGGCATCGTGATCAAGTGTGATCTGGCGGCCGACCAGGCGCAGGCGGGGTTCAGCTCGCGGGCGCCGCGCTGGGCGGTGGCGTACAAGCTGCCCGCCACGGAGAAGATCACCAAGCTGCTGGCCGTGGAGTGGAACACCGGCCGCACCGGCGTCATCGCGCCCCGCGCCGTGCTGGAGCCGGTCGAGCTCGACGGCAGCAGGGTCACCTACGCCACGCTGCACAACGCCGCCGACATCGCCAGGCGCGGCCTGATGCTGGGCGACAGCGTGACCGTCTACAAGGCGGGCGACGTGATCCCCCGGGTCGAGGCGCCGGTCGTGCACCTGCGCACCGGCGAGGAGCAGCCCATCCCCATCCCCGAGGTCTGCCCGATGTGCGGCGACGAGATCGACCGGTCGCAGGAGCGGTGGCGGTGCGTGCGCGGGCGCGACTGCCAGGCGATCGCCTCCGTCATCTACGCGGTCGAGCGCGACACGCTCGACATCGAGGGGCTGGCGGCCAACCGCATCAAGCAGATGTTCGAGACCGGCCTGATCGCCGACTTCGCCGACCTGTTCTTCCTGACCCGCGAGCAGGTCCTCGGGCTGGAGCGGATGGGCGAGACCAGCACCGACAACCTCCTCGCCGCCATCGAGCAGGCCAAGAGCCGGCCGCTCAGCAGGGTGTTCGCGGCGCTCGGCGTGCGCGGCACCGGCCGCTCGATGAGCCGCCGCATCGCCCGCCACTTCGCCACGATGGACAACATCCGCGCGGCCGACGCCGAGGCGATCCAGCAGGTCGACGGCATGGGGCCGGAGAAGGCGCCGGTGGTGGTGGCCGAGCTGGCCGGGCTGGCCCCGCTGATCGACAAGCTGGTACGCGCCGGGGTGAACATGACGGAGCCCGGCGCCACCCCGCCGAGCGAGGAGCCGAAGGTCGCGTCCGAGGAGCTGCCGCTGGCCTCGATGTCGGTGGTCGTGACCGGCACGATGACGGGGCCGCTGGCGGCGCTGTCGCGCAACGAGATGAACGAGCTGATCGAGCGGGCCGGCGGCAAGTCCTCCTCCAGCGTGTCCGCCAAGACGTCGATGCTGGTGGCAGGCGAGAAGGCGGGCTCGAAGCGGGCCAAGGCCGAGACACTGGGCGTCCGGATCGTGAGCCCGGAGGAGTTCGCCGACCAGGTCAGCGCGTTCCTCTGA
- a CDS encoding YybH family protein, with protein MMREPARRPEDVPAVFAERFNSGDPAAVAEVYEDGAVFVPEPGRPLTGAEAHAANAAFMALGVPIAVRPRHVYSTGDLALLIVDWTIEGTSRAGEHVRIEGTATDVARRGADGRWRYTIDNPFGVAGG; from the coding sequence ATGATGCGTGAGCCGGCCAGGCGGCCCGAGGACGTGCCCGCGGTGTTCGCCGAGCGTTTCAACAGCGGTGATCCGGCGGCGGTGGCCGAGGTGTACGAGGACGGGGCGGTGTTCGTGCCCGAGCCGGGCCGCCCGCTGACCGGTGCCGAGGCGCACGCCGCCAACGCCGCGTTCATGGCGCTCGGGGTTCCGATCGCCGTACGGCCCCGGCACGTCTACTCGACCGGCGACCTCGCGCTGCTGATCGTGGACTGGACGATCGAGGGCACGAGCCGCGCGGGCGAGCACGTCCGCATCGAGGGCACGGCCACCGACGTCGCCAGGCGCGGCGCGGACGGCCGCTGGCGGTACACCATCGACAACCCCTTCGGCGTCGCCGGCGGGTGA
- a CDS encoding winged helix-turn-helix transcriptional regulator, which produces MPDDARAAVAEPTPSCPVEITLGALRGRWTTLVVRELLRGERTFTELARALPALSDKVLSDRLAQLAESGVLVRDRRPGWPPRTSYRLTPRGRRLGPVLQALWDWGAGDDRG; this is translated from the coding sequence TTGCCGGACGACGCCCGGGCGGCGGTCGCGGAGCCCACGCCGTCCTGCCCGGTGGAGATCACCCTCGGCGCGCTGCGCGGCCGGTGGACGACGCTGGTGGTGCGCGAGCTGCTGCGGGGCGAGCGCACGTTCACCGAGCTCGCCCGTGCGCTGCCCGCGCTGTCGGACAAGGTGCTGTCGGATCGGCTGGCGCAGCTCGCGGAGAGCGGCGTGCTCGTCCGCGACCGCCGGCCCGGCTGGCCGCCCCGCACCTCCTACCGGCTGACCCCGCGCGGTCGTCGCCTCGGTCCCGTGCTCCAGGCCCTATGGGACTGGGGCGCCGGGGATGACAGAGGCTGA
- a CDS encoding FAD-dependent monooxygenase, with the protein MNDTDVLIAGAGPTGLTLAVDLARRGVACRIVDRAPEPAGGSKGKGLQPRTQEVFDDLGVVAPILAASAPYPPLRVRIGRVPVWQARMHRRDAATDAVPYPTVVMHPQWRTEAVLRERLAELGGKVEQGVALDGFEQDGRGVTARLGSGESVRARYLVAADGGRSTVRKALGIGFTGETREEQRSALADVRVEGLGREHIHVWVRPGRGTVALYPMAGTDTFQLLAPLRPGAEPEPTLAWYQRLFAERSMLRGVRLTELLWSSHYRVNIRLADRYRSGRVLLAGDAAHVHPPAGGQGLNTGVQDAYNLGWKLARTLAGAPEPLLDTYEEERRPIAAGVLGLSADLHDKKTIKRDPETYQLTLSYRGGSLAAKGGERVPDGQVELAGGRRARLFDLLRGPHFTLLSPDPAPRVAGGPEVRAYVPARPYGGERHTLIRPDGYVGIATSSAGELAAYLAMV; encoded by the coding sequence ATGAACGACACGGACGTGCTCATCGCGGGCGCCGGCCCGACCGGCCTGACCCTCGCCGTGGACCTGGCCAGGCGCGGCGTCGCCTGCCGCATCGTCGACCGGGCGCCCGAGCCCGCCGGGGGCTCCAAGGGCAAAGGGCTGCAGCCCCGCACGCAGGAGGTCTTCGACGACCTCGGCGTGGTCGCGCCGATCCTGGCGGCGTCCGCGCCGTACCCGCCGCTGCGGGTCAGGATCGGCAGGGTCCCCGTCTGGCAGGCCCGCATGCACCGGCGCGACGCGGCCACGGACGCGGTGCCGTACCCGACGGTGGTCATGCACCCGCAGTGGCGCACCGAGGCGGTGCTGCGGGAGCGGCTGGCGGAGCTGGGCGGGAAGGTGGAGCAGGGGGTCGCGCTCGACGGGTTCGAGCAGGACGGGCGGGGGGTGACCGCCAGGCTGGGCTCGGGGGAGAGCGTGCGGGCGCGTTACCTGGTGGCAGCGGACGGCGGCAGGAGCACCGTACGCAAGGCGCTCGGCATCGGCTTCACCGGCGAGACCCGCGAGGAGCAGCGCAGCGCGCTGGCCGACGTACGGGTCGAAGGGCTCGGCAGGGAGCACATCCACGTCTGGGTACGGCCGGGCAGGGGGACGGTGGCGCTGTACCCGATGGCCGGCACCGACACCTTCCAGCTGCTCGCCCCGCTGCGGCCGGGCGCCGAGCCGGAGCCCACGCTGGCCTGGTACCAGCGGCTGTTCGCGGAGCGGTCGATGCTGCGCGGCGTGCGGCTGACCGAGCTGCTGTGGTCCTCCCACTACCGGGTCAACATCCGGCTCGCCGACCGCTACCGCTCCGGCCGCGTCCTCCTCGCGGGCGACGCCGCGCACGTGCACCCGCCGGCGGGCGGCCAGGGGCTCAACACCGGCGTGCAGGACGCCTACAACCTCGGCTGGAAGCTGGCCAGGACGCTGGCGGGCGCGCCGGAGCCGCTGCTGGACACCTACGAGGAGGAACGCAGGCCGATCGCCGCCGGCGTGCTCGGCCTCAGCGCGGACCTGCACGACAAGAAGACGATCAAGCGAGACCCGGAGACGTACCAGCTCACGCTGAGCTACCGGGGCGGCTCGCTGGCGGCGAAGGGCGGCGAGCGGGTGCCCGACGGCCAGGTCGAGCTGGCGGGCGGGCGGCGGGCGCGCCTGTTCGACCTGCTGCGGGGGCCGCACTTCACGCTGCTGTCCCCCGACCCCGCGCCCCGCGTCGCCGGCGGCCCCGAGGTGCGCGCGTACGTCCCGGCGCGGCCGTACGGCGGGGAGCGGCACACCCTCATCCGGCCGGACGGGTACGTCGGCATCGCCACCTCCTCGGCCGGAGAGCTGGCCGCCTACCTGGCGATGGTGTGA
- a CDS encoding PPOX class F420-dependent oxidoreductase: protein MAPNIATARRVDLPELLDFLRPRHHGLLSTTRADGRPQLSPVSCGVDDSGRIVVFTYPDRAKAVNARRDDRVSICVLSDDWNGPYVQVDGRGEVLDMPEALEPLVEYYRCIAGEHPDWDEYREAMRRQDKSLIRIHIDRWGPIATGGFPARLASGQ, encoded by the coding sequence ATGGCTCCGAACATCGCGACCGCGCGCCGCGTCGACCTGCCCGAACTGCTCGACTTCCTGCGCCCGCGCCACCACGGCCTGCTGTCCACCACCCGTGCGGACGGGCGGCCCCAGCTCTCACCCGTGTCCTGCGGCGTCGACGACAGCGGCAGGATCGTGGTCTTCACCTATCCCGACAGGGCCAAGGCGGTCAACGCCCGCCGTGACGACCGCGTGTCGATCTGCGTGCTGTCCGACGACTGGAACGGGCCGTACGTGCAGGTCGACGGCCGGGGTGAGGTGCTGGACATGCCCGAGGCGCTGGAGCCGCTCGTCGAGTACTACCGGTGCATCGCGGGCGAGCACCCCGACTGGGACGAGTACCGCGAGGCCATGCGGCGCCAGGACAAGTCGCTGATCCGCATCCACATCGACCGCTGGGGCCCCATCGCGACCGGCGGCTTCCCCGCCCGCCTGGCCTCCGGCCAGTAG
- a CDS encoding GNAT family N-acetyltransferase has translation MIDIRRATPGDAAALLALQLRLDEESSFMLLQPGERAPSPSPSPSPSFVLLGMADEGVAAGYVEVEVLPYARARRTGYVVMGVRAAYAGQGLGRRLLDRAAQEARTAGMARLELTVMTHNQRALGLYLSCGYQVEGLRRSALDVDGRRVDEYYMGLLLEV, from the coding sequence GTGATCGACATCCGCCGCGCCACGCCCGGCGACGCCGCCGCCCTGCTCGCCCTGCAGCTGCGGCTGGACGAGGAGTCGAGCTTCATGCTGCTGCAGCCCGGCGAGCGCGCCCCGTCGCCATCGCCGTCACCGTCACCGTCGTTCGTGCTGCTGGGGATGGCGGACGAAGGCGTGGCGGCCGGGTACGTCGAGGTGGAGGTGCTGCCCTACGCACGCGCCCGCCGTACCGGATATGTCGTGATGGGGGTCCGGGCCGCGTACGCCGGTCAGGGGCTCGGGCGGCGGCTGCTGGACCGGGCCGCGCAGGAGGCGCGGACGGCCGGGATGGCGCGGCTGGAGCTCACCGTGATGACGCACAACCAGCGGGCGCTCGGCCTGTACCTGTCGTGCGGCTACCAGGTGGAAGGGCTGCGGCGCTCCGCCCTGGACGTGGACGGTCGGCGGGTGGACGAGTACTACATGGGGCTGCTGCTGGAGGTCTGA
- a CDS encoding zinc-binding dehydrogenase: MGAQERGAAAVQALADAGLTAYHAVRKAQPLLHPGTSVAVIGAGGLGHIGVQCLAAMTPAEIIVVDRSAEALKLAEGLGATHTVPADGRQVESVIELTGGQGAHVVLDFVGEGGAEREGVAMLRRAGSYFVIGYGGRVELPTIDIISTEINVIGNLVGSYNDLDELMALAARGKVRLHTRTYPMDAVNDAMDDLDGGRLRGRGILVPSRS, translated from the coding sequence GTGGGCGCGCAAGAGCGGGGTGCGGCTGCCGTACAGGCGCTGGCCGACGCGGGGCTGACCGCCTACCACGCGGTACGCAAGGCGCAGCCGCTGCTCCACCCGGGCACGAGCGTCGCGGTGATCGGCGCAGGCGGGCTCGGTCACATCGGGGTGCAGTGCCTGGCCGCGATGACCCCCGCCGAGATCATCGTCGTCGACCGGTCGGCGGAGGCGCTGAAGCTCGCCGAAGGGCTCGGGGCCACGCACACCGTGCCCGCCGACGGCCGGCAGGTGGAGTCGGTGATCGAGCTGACCGGCGGGCAGGGCGCGCACGTGGTGCTGGACTTCGTGGGCGAGGGTGGCGCCGAGCGGGAGGGCGTGGCGATGCTGCGCCGCGCGGGCTCGTACTTCGTGATCGGGTACGGCGGCCGCGTCGAGCTCCCCACCATCGACATCATCTCCACCGAGATCAACGTCATCGGGAACCTCGTCGGCTCCTACAACGACCTGGACGAGCTGATGGCCCTCGCCGCCAGGGGCAAGGTGCGGCTGCACACCAGGACGTACCCCATGGACGCCGTCAACGACGCCATGGACGACCTGGACGGCGGGCGCCTGCGGGGCCGCGGGATCCTGGTGCCGTCGAGGAGCTGA